A section of the Lutra lutra chromosome 3, mLutLut1.2, whole genome shotgun sequence genome encodes:
- the N4BP2L1 gene encoding NEDD4-binding protein 2-like 1 isoform X2, which yields MLSSCFSRRMKEGVSLDLPLARSLLEGQWPDCASDHGLRQLQHDFPRALIFSTDDYFFREDGAYEFNPDFLEEAHEWNQKRARKAMRNGISPIIIDNTNLHAWEMKPYAVMALENNYEVIFREPDTRWKFNVQELARRNIHGVPREKIHRMKERYEHDVTFHSVLHAEKPGRMNRNQDRNNASPSNGARYWNPYAEFPNRRAPGGFTNEGSFNRRGGCHHGY from the exons atgctgTCATCCTGCTTCTCCCGGAGGATGAAGGAGGGAgtttccctggatctgccacttgcgAGGTCCCTGCTCGAAgggcagtggcctgactgtgcctcagatcacggtttaag ACAATTGCAACACGACTTCCCCAGGGCCCTGATTTTCAGCACGGATGACTATTTCTTCAGGGAAGACGGTGCCTATGAGTTCAATCctgacttcctggaggaagcgcatgagtggaaccagaaaagag CCAGAAAAGCAATGAGGAATGGCATATCCCCCATTATTATTGATAATACCAACCTCCACGCCTGGGAAATGAAGCCCTATGCAGTCATG GCACTTGAAAATAACTATGAAGTTATATTCCGAGAACCTGACACTCGCTGGAAATTCAACGTTCAAGAGTTAGCAAg AAGAAACATTCATGGAGTCCCCAGAGAAAAAATACACCGAATGAAGGAGCGGTATGAACACGATGTTACCTTTCACAGCGTGCTTCATGCAGAAAAGCCTGGCAGAATGAACAGAAACCAGGACAGGAATAACGCCTCACCTTCCAACGGCGCACGATACTGGAATCCGTACGCTGAGTTTCCCAACCGGAGGGCTCCTGGGGGCTTCACAAATGAGGGCTCCTTTAACAGAAGAGGTGGCTGTCACCATGGATATTAG
- the N4BP2L1 gene encoding NEDD4-binding protein 2-like 1 isoform X5 yields the protein MDLYKNILFLHLFIQQIFIECLLYSRQSSRYLRIVSEQNKDPALMDLIRQRQLQHDFPRALIFSTDDYFFREDGAYEFNPDFLEEAHEWNQKRARKAMRNGISPIIIDNTNLHAWEMKPYAVMALENNYEVIFREPDTRWKFNVQELARRNIHGVPREKIHRMKERYEHDVTFHSVLHAEKPGRMNRNQDRNNASPSNGARYWNPYAEFPNRRAPGGFTNEGSFNRRGGCHHGY from the exons AtggatttatataaaaatatacttttccttcatttattcattcaacaaatatttattgagtgtctactatatTCCAGGCAGTCTTCTAGGTACTTGAGAATAgtaagtgaacaaaacaaagatcctgCACTCATGGATCTCATACGCCAGAG ACAATTGCAACACGACTTCCCCAGGGCCCTGATTTTCAGCACGGATGACTATTTCTTCAGGGAAGACGGTGCCTATGAGTTCAATCctgacttcctggaggaagcgcatgagtggaaccagaaaagag CCAGAAAAGCAATGAGGAATGGCATATCCCCCATTATTATTGATAATACCAACCTCCACGCCTGGGAAATGAAGCCCTATGCAGTCATG GCACTTGAAAATAACTATGAAGTTATATTCCGAGAACCTGACACTCGCTGGAAATTCAACGTTCAAGAGTTAGCAAg AAGAAACATTCATGGAGTCCCCAGAGAAAAAATACACCGAATGAAGGAGCGGTATGAACACGATGTTACCTTTCACAGCGTGCTTCATGCAGAAAAGCCTGGCAGAATGAACAGAAACCAGGACAGGAATAACGCCTCACCTTCCAACGGCGCACGATACTGGAATCCGTACGCTGAGTTTCCCAACCGGAGGGCTCCTGGGGGCTTCACAAATGAGGGCTCCTTTAACAGAAGAGGTGGCTGTCACCATGGATATTAG